A window of Oxyura jamaicensis isolate SHBP4307 breed ruddy duck unplaced genomic scaffold, BPBGC_Ojam_1.0 oxyUn_random_OJ54084, whole genome shotgun sequence genomic DNA:
TTCCTCTAGTGACAGGTGCGCATGGCCAGATGCAGCAAATGTCCAACAGAAGCTTCCCCACTGAATTCCTCCTCTTGCCATTCGCAGATACACGCGAGCTacagctcctgcacttcgggCTCTTCCTGagcatctacctggctgccctcctgggcaacggcctcataCTCACAGCGATAGCCTGcaaccaccacctccacacccccatgtacttcctcctcctcaacCTTGCCCTCGTTGATCTGGGATCCATCTCCAccactgtccccaaagccatggccaactccctctgggacaccagggccatTTCCTATGCAGGCTGTGCTACCcaggtctttttctttattctctttgtGGCAGCCGAGTTTTATCTTCTCATCATCATGGCCTAtgaccgctacgttgccatctgcaaaccCCTGCACTACGGGACAATAATGGACAGCAGAACTTGTGTCtacatggcagcagctgcctggggcagtacTTTTCTCTATGCTGTGCTTCACACTGCCaataccttttccctccccttctgccaaggcaatgtcctggaccagttcttctgtgaaattccccagatcctcaagctctcctgctcagatgcctaTCTCAGAGAGGTTAGGCTTCTTGTGGTTTGTGccttgttttttggggggtgatttgttttccttgtgctgtcctatgtgcagatcttcagggct
This region includes:
- the LOC118158862 gene encoding olfactory receptor 14C36-like — encoded protein: TRELQLLHFGLFLSIYLAALLGNGLILTAIACNHHLHTPMYFLLLNLALVDLGSISTTVPKAMANSLWDTRAISYAGCATQVFFFILFVAAEFYLLIIMAYDRYVAICKPLHYGTIMDSRTCVYMAAAAWGSTFLYAVLHTANTFSLPFCQGNVLDQFFCEIPQILKLSCSDAYLREVRLLV